CTAACCCATTCACCAGCACGGCAAACGCATCCCCTCTCTTCCATCGATAATGACTCTTGAGCTTATTCATCAGCTCAATCGCCAGCATCTCTGAGGAATGGAAGGTCTCTTTTCGGTATCCCCTCTCTCCATGAATACCGATGCCATAGAATACTTCATCCTCCCCTAGCGTGAACGCCGTTTCCTTACTCGCTGGATTACTTGCCGGTGAAAGAGCGACCCCAAGTGTATGAAGATTGCTGACGACAACTTCCCCCAGCTCCTTCAATTGTTGCAATGTGTACCCATCCATAGCAGCAGCGCCAAGGATTTTATGAACGAGAACCGTACCTGCCACGCCCCTCCTTCTTTTCTCGAAGGAGTTATCATCCTCGACAGATACGTCATCATTGACGATAAGATGGTCGACCTCCCATCCCTCTTCCTTCATCCTCGTCTCTGCCATTAAGAAGCTGTTAATATCCGCCTGAAAATTCTTGATAATAAGGAGAATGCCCTTACTTTTATCAACCTTTCGGATTGCGGCCTCAATTTGTCCAGCCGTTGGCGGCACAAAGATATGACCACATACCGCCATCGATAGCATCCCTTCCCCTACATAACCAAAATGAGCGGGCTCATGGCCGCTGCCCCCGCCACTGATAAGGATGACCTCTTTCAATTCCTCCAGGTCCTTCCGGTAGATAATTTCATTTTCTTGGTCATAGCCAATCCTGTCTTTATGTTCAAAATAAAAGCCTTGCAGCATATCCTTCACAGCTCCAAGCACATCATTAAGTAT
The sequence above is drawn from the Pradoshia eiseniae genome and encodes:
- the dhaQ gene encoding DhaKLM operon coactivator DhaQ, whose translation is MKKILNDVLGAVKDMLQGFYFEHKDRIGYDQENEIIYRKDLEELKEVILISGGGSGHEPAHFGYVGEGMLSMAVCGHIFVPPTAGQIEAAIRKVDKSKGILLIIKNFQADINSFLMAETRMKEEGWEVDHLIVNDDVSVEDDNSFEKRRRGVAGTVLVHKILGAAAMDGYTLQQLKELGEVVVSNLHTLGVALSPASNPASKETAFTLGEDEVFYGIGIHGERGYRKETFHSSEMLAIELMNKLKSHYRWKRGDAFAVLVNGLGAVPLMEQYVFANDIRRLCELEGLNIRFVKVGSQLTSLDMKGISLSLLKIEDSMWERWLKKDVKTAGWK